The following is a genomic window from Triticum urartu cultivar G1812 unplaced genomic scaffold, Tu2.1 TuUngrouped_contig_7607, whole genome shotgun sequence.
TCTTCGTGCAGAACACCAGGGGAGATACACCCCTGCACTGTGCTGCACGGGTGGGGAACGTCCAAATGGTGTCTCGTCTCATTGATCTGGCTAGAGAAGAGGGTGGCAATGCTAATAGAGTGAAGGATCTGCTGGAGACAGAAAACAAGAAGAAATGGACAGCCTTGCATGAGGCTGTCCGTATTGGGAACAATGATATCGTCAAGTTGTTCATGCAGGAGGATTCACAGTTGGCCAGTTTTCCGAAAGGTGGTGAGTCGCCGTTATACCTAGCCATCTTACTTGAAGAGAAAATCATCGCGGAATCACTCTATGAAATGAGTGGCGACGACCTTTCATACTCTGGACCAAATGGACAAAATGCATTGCATGCTGCGGTTCTCCGAGACAAAGGTACCTGTGCTTCCTCGTCTACATCTCGTTTTAACCGACTATTTTTCTATCTACACTTTTTTGCGAGGTAATTACTATTTAGCATACATTTGGATTGGGATCATTTCTGTTTTCTTTTGTTTATCATTGGGACTTGTAAGAAGAATGTTTATGTCCTTAAGATCGATCATTTTATCCTTTCGACCATAACCTATGTAGCTTGACTTACACGTATTAGTGAAATTAAGGTGAACTCACTTCTACcaagaaaaagagagaaagaaagagataATCCAAATGAGGTCAAAGATGTAGTCCAGTCAGACCAACTAATTATGTCGTATGCAGAAGACAAAGTAGGTAAATACGTACATGCACGATTTAAGTTGACGACAACTTGGGTCTGGGTTACTCGTGTGTACACCGATTATTGATTAGATTCGTTTTAAACTTGGCCATCATGCCCTCTTAGCCAAAGGAGTATGTTTCAATGTTCATCGTTGATTCAATTAGAGGAAGGGGGTGCTGGCGTAGATTTGAGAAATGAAGACCCATGATGATACCAAGTAGTACTATTTTAATGATATATATTAAGTACACTATGAGAACTAATCAATTCTATAACAGCATAGATATGTGTAGCATGGAGCCATATATGAACAAGTGTAGAACGACAGTTCAAACTTCAAAGTTAAGCTTGGTCTATCCTGTATGAAAATAATTATTTTTTGCATTGTAAGGAATTGTGAGTCCATTGCATAAATATAATGTGCAGCTAAAACTTCATGTCACAATAATAGAAATGGCGATTTTTGGTACATGGTCCATTCTAGTCCAAACTGAGAGTAGCTCATGGGTGTATTAATTAATTGTGATGGACTAAGTTACCATACACATGTGGTGCCAACTgcctttttttttgcgggtgccGACAGCCTTCTAACTATTAAGAGATGCAAGCCACCAAAACGTTTTAATGCCAAGTTAGCTGTCTGCTTTCTATATGTTGTAAAGCCAAGGTTCCAACTTCTAACTCGACTAAGAATTAGTAATAGGACTATGGCGCTTGTTCCAATCCATATATGGCCAACTGACCTGTTGAGCAGTGTTTCTTCTCTCTCAACACTTCAAAATTGTATTGATATTTCTCTGTCAATCACTAGCACATATGcacgtgcgttgcaacgggagagacaggaacattttttaaatttacAAACCTTTTTGGAAAACATGAACCTTTTATAAAAACACTAATATTTTTTGAATTGGTGATTTTTTTTATACAGGAACATGTTTTTAACATTCAGAACAATTTTCGACAATGAGTTTTTCAAACGCGAACACTATTTCAATTTGTGAACATTTCAGTAAAACaagaatattttttgaattttgaacattttctaaaatgtAACTGTTTTTTAGAAATCTCAAAAAATATTAGAAAAAAACTAAAATGTTCTGATTTTGACAACTTTTGGAGCGggaaaaataaaatttaaaaacAATAATTCAAAAAAGTATTTGTTTTAAATTTCTGAAAAGTTTTCGGAAATTTAATCAAAATTGAAATTCTGGAAATTTTGTATTGGATGATAAGTAAAATGGAAAATAATAAATataggaaaaaggaaaaaaataaagttcaatgaaaaaataaaaataaagaggAAAGAAAATGGAAAATAATAAGTATAGGAAAAATGGAAAATAATAAGTATAGGAAAAATGGAAAATAGTCCGGCCCAGTCTTGGGCGCCCTGTGCGAAGCCCCGACTATATCACGTACTGCCCGCTAAATAGTGTTTTCCCCACTACATGGGCAGTAAATTAAGTGGGCTGGTTTTGCTGGGCCAGTGCGCGCGTGGCCAGATACGAAATTCTGGGCAAAATATTATTCTTTTCtaacacatggacgcaaaaaaaAAATTAGTATCACCTCAAATTAAAAAAAAACTTTTCGgcggtgaacggatgaaaaaaaatcaaagaaacACACCTTGTTTTATTagtagatatagatatagatatatagatatagatatagatatagaatTGCAGGCAATGCCCAGCTAAGTAAAAGGCATATAACCTAGCTTACAGGTTTAATTAATTTTCTCTCGTAATGGATAAGAGACAAGTATGTATGTAATTTCAAGAAATTTTCTCTCTTTCCTAAGGAAGATAGTGTATGGAGAATGCTCACATGGCGCTAACCAGGCAGACATAGAGTTTAGAGTTGATTATTTTAGTTGTTGGTTTTTTTGGTTTCTTCATAATGATTAGTTTAACTGATAGATGACACTTGCAGGTCTTACAGAGATGTTGTTAGGATGGAACAATGCCCTCACAATACAGCAAGATGATAATGGAAGTACACCTCTTCACTTATGCATATCCGTCGTAGCTGGATCTCGCCCCATATCTGCACATAAGACCCGTATGACACGACGATCCACAAGTTTACTTTTGCTAAAAGCCAATCCAGATGCATTGTACCTAGCGGATAATGACGGATCATTCCCCATACATGTGGCTGCAGCTGCATTGGTCGATGCAACAGATGTCATCAAGGGTTTTCTTAAGGAGTCACCCAGTTGCATTGGTTTGTGTGATGCTAGGGGAAGGACATTTATTCATGTTCTGTTTGACAAAAAGCCAACATGGCCAATCGATTATACTTGCGGCAAACAGTTGCCAACATGGATTTTGAATATGCAAGACAATGATGGAAACACTGCCCTGCACCTAGCTGTCCAGTCTGGGAACCTTAGAATGCTTTGTTCTCTGCTCAATAATGGAGACGTACACTTGAATTTAACAAATGATGAAGGGGAGACTCCGCTAGATATAGCACGTCGCAATCTTCCGAAAAGATTTGTTTATAATCAGGTAACGTACATAATCATTTCATATTTAAGGTCATTGGAGGTGAACAAGATCAGCTGAGATTTGTGTTGCTAAATGTTTGTTTATTTTGATTTTGCAGAGAACTGAAGAAATAATAGATGTCGCACTCAGTTTTGCTGGTGCTAAATGTGGTATTAATCGTCGGGGTTACCTTAAGGAAAATGATATTGTCCAAGCAAGACAGGATGAAATAGATACAATGGAGAACGTGAAAGAGGGGACCCAAAGTCTATGTATTGGATCAGTCATAATTGCAACCATGACGTTTGGTGCAGCTTTCGCCATGCCTGGAGGTTACAGAGCTGATGATCACACTAATGGAGGCACACCAACACTTGCTGGAAGGTACACTTTTGATGCATTCATCCTGGCCAATGCACTTGCCTTCACTTTCTCGACGATGGCCACGATTTGCCTCATGATTTCTGGATCTCCGTTGTATAGTCTTAATGTCCGGGCTAATAATTTAAGCATGGCCTTCCATTGCTTGTCAGTTTCGATTACAAGCTTGGTAGCTGCCTTTGCACTTGGTACCTATATGCTGCTAGCTCCAGTTGCTCATAAGACTGCCATTGCAGTGTGTGCCATGAGTTTTCTCATATATCTCTATCAGAATGTTCAACTTGCAGAGATTTGTAGTCTGCTGATAGCACCATGCTGTAGGAGAGTGAGGATAGTGTGGACATTCCCAGTGGCAGCATTCACATTCGTGGTCTGTATTCTATTTAACATTATTGGCCCAAAGTAGTCATCTTTGTTTGACTGCAATAAGCCACACCAGTCGTAAAGTTGAACCGGCGGTACAACCACCAACACCACTAGTTTGAAGAAGGCCAAGTGGACATATTTTACATGGATCATTACCATCTTTTGTAAGTGTGTCTGTTTTCACACTGTCAATTGGAGATTTCGGATCTACCATCTTCAGGATTATGTTTCGTGACAACTTTAATGTCCTCCTGTGCTTAGACCTTTCTTTGTTCAAGAGTTAATGTTTGTGTACCAGTATAAACAAGGCTTAATGTATTTGTCTGCAACAGACTTTTGTATTGAGTGGCTGATATTTATGACTCGTCTAAGCTGATTGAAGGAGCTACGTTTTCCCTTTTTTATTATGAATTGATAAAGGGATCATGTCTCACATTACATATTAAAGAATCCTAATTGAAGATTAAATTATTCAGAATACCAAAGCCCCTATTTCTAATCAAGTTTAAGCTATCACGTTTCACCATTTGGCCGATCGGGCCTATGGAGTATGGACACATATTTCTTTGGGAGGCTGGGGGTAGAAATAGATAGCGTGTGGCTCTAGGCTTCCGTCGGTAAATTTTCTTAATGTGATACACATCGTGTTTACGTATCCTTTTTGGGCCAATTCTTTTTTCTGGTTAAGTCTTTCACGCAATGTAAACCGGGCCTACAGCTGTGCAACACATGCATTAATTCGGGATAAGGGGTACAAAGTTTCTAGTGTCTGTGACATTTACAAAGTCATCATAGACGTCTCGTCGTCGATGGGaatgtctcctcccactgaaaacGCATCGCcgaaaattctgaaataaatccaaaaataatgcgagcaccaggacttgAACCCTGGTGGACTGGGAATACCAtcgtccctctaaccatccaagcACGGGTTGGTTCATCTTTTTGCCTTGATGTCGCTTTGTGCGTGTGCGGTGCATGTGCTTTGGCTGGCCGCCGGGTTGCCTGATCCGTGGATACTTCCAGACATATTGCGGTGGGCAGAGGTCCTATGTGGGTCCCATTGTGTTATCTTTGTACAGCTGCCACGTCGTAGATTGTTTTTGTGTGTTGGTGAAGGACTAGCACGTATGCGTGTTCTTGAGACTACGGTCGGTGCCGCTGTTGCCGTGTGTTAGGCCATATTTCTCCTTTAGTGATTTTGGTGATTGATCGTAATGTTTTTGCGGACTAATTGTGTGCGTTGAGCATTTCAGATAATTCTACCTCATGGCACAAGATGATTTGAACGCTCTGAAGATTTAGAAAGACGGTGTTTTCTTGCGTTTCTTTTTTCGGTGGACTTGAGTCATAggaacaccgtactattaagagaGGATCCGCTTCGAAAAgatttgggtggaatcatcacgtacacttTCCTTGCACCCTATTTCCTTCCCAATATTTGAGCTTGTTCTTCCCTTCTTGCCCAGACCCTGTCAGAGCGTCTTATTTTTTAGGTTCTGGACTAGTCTGTTCCACGGGCGAAAGTTGAGCGGCAGTTCCTAGCGATAGTACCGCCCTTCCTTCCTTTACTACCGCGGTTTGCTGCTGTTGTACAACACCAAGCGGAAGTACCGCTGGTGGGAGCTGTAGTACCGCTCCAGCGGAACTACCGCCTCCATGACTTACTCAGTTATACGCAGCGGCTAGAACTTCCATGCCAGCGGAAGCAGCGGCGGCGCCAGGAATTAGACAAGCCCCAGGCCGACCCAGGCAGCCTTCTTTCACTGTAGCTTACTGTAGCACTATATGTATAATAATCGCTACAGTCAACGAAGTAAACAACTATCAAGCCCCAGGCAGCCGCCCGGGCTGCCTGGGACCTGTCTCCGCCACTGCGCGGAAGTACCACTCACCCGAGCGGTACTACAGCGTGTACACGGGGTGTGGgtgcataacggttggatttctTATCCCACTATATAAGGGAGTCATCTTCCCCAAGTTGACTTACCTCTTCTTCCCccaagctccattattgctcacAAGCTCattcttgcccgatctctcttcCTAGCAGATCAAACTTGTTGATTCTTTAGGGATTGCTTCAGAAGGCCTAGATCTACACTTTCACCAAGAGAAATTTAATTTCCCCCACttatcccttgcggatcttgttactcttgggcgTTTGAGCATCCTAGATGGTTGAGGTTACCTGGGAGCCACATTTCATTGTGGTGAAACTTCGTGGTGTGGTtaggagcctccaattaagttgtggagattgccccaaccttgttttaAAGGTTCGGTCACCGTCTTCAAGGGCACCACTAATGGAATCACGGcttctcgcattgtgtgagggcgtgaggagaatacggtggccctagtgacTTCTTGGGGAgaattgtgcctccacaccgcttcaacggagacgtacttcctttcaaagggaaggaacttcggtaacacatcctcgtcttcaccgtcTCCACTTGTgattatctcttacctttactttgTGCAAACTTTACTTGTGTTGTATCCTTATCGGAGATTTACGTTCAATTTGAAGAAttatttcagttatacaatcaagacgccaTCGACAAATCtgtcgtcagttgctattgtttGTAAGTATCATTTATGTAATTAAGTCTCTAGCTCAGCTCGTTCATTGCATGTATAATTATCCTTACTATATATATTATGCAGAAAGAAGATCCTCGAATGGCAAAGAGGACAAATCTGGACATTGGGTTCATTAACCCAAATATTATTCATGAAGCTAAGGTAAAATGGAACGCCAAGGATGCGGAGAAGATTTTGCTAAGGGCGTTAATTGAAGAACAAACCAAAAAGAAATACTATTTCCTTACAACTTCTAGTAAGTGTTATACTATTTTTTACACATCATTCTGTTTCTCTTACTCGATGTTAAGTGTAATTGATGAGCTATGCGTGCGCAGGTTCCACTTTATTCTGCTAGTCATTCAGTTTGTCGCAGGAAAAGTACTTGTCATGGAATAGTTACGTAAAGACATGAAGATGTGGGCGGACCTGAGAGAAATGCTCCagaggtaatttcaatcattatcgCACTATATTGGCAACTTTCATTCATTTCCTAATATCAAGTAATTAATaaattattcattttctttgtcgggcGGGGTTTGGAAAGAGTTCACCAAGCAGGTTAGGGGTGAATGGAGAGAGGAGCTGCGATTTAAACAACTCAGtgtaagtagtactagctaggtCCGCGCATCTCTTTGATTCTAGTTTCAATATCACTATCGTGCTTGATTATTATTTTGATTGAGCTCTATTCTCGTAAAGTGCTCGAGGCAGGGATCTGGAAATAACTtatgtggatactatgtttgcgagttCATTCGCGTGACGACCTCTGAGGCGGACAGCTTGTTTGAAAAACTTGAAGTACGTAAACAATATTCACAaatttattttattaccatcaattgtgtgtgtgtgtgtgcgtgtgtgtgtagcaattcaagaggaatgaGATATATATTGACCCTCTTCTTTAAATTAGATTGAACgaaagcgggatgaactcctaccaAAGGCTCGCATACGAGCAATACAAGAGGAATTGGTGGGATTCTTCCTTGAAGAGATCATTGCTAAAACCGGAGAATACCATTGAGAATTGGTAGTGAATGTTGGTAATTAGATATTGGGATAGTAAGAGATGTTACATTGTATATATGCATGAACGTGCACTATACGTAGTAGCGTCGAATAGATATaggaaaacttgttgttcgaccaagcATGGAAAAAGAGAGGTCACTTCTCTCTATATTCATGAAGATTTGTGTAATGGTTCCTTCATTGCTATATGTAGTAGTTAGCGTCGAGTTGAATGGAAAATATAAATAAAAATGAAAACCCTAAATGTAAAAGAATTGAATGGTAAACACAAAAAGAAAAGGAGGAAACACAATATGAAACCGCTAAAGCCTCCAAAACCATAAACCCATCATTTCCAAAAAAAACCAGCGCTTGGCAGGTGCTGACGCGTGGCTGTCTTTTATTCCCGGTCCGTGTTACTAACTGGGACTAAAGGTCCTCCTGCCTGAGCGCCCCACAGAGGCCACGTGGAGCTCCTTTAGTCCTGGATCGTAACACAATTGGGACTAAAAgtgagggcctttagtcccggttgcaAAATCGGGACTAAAGACCCTTATGAACCAGGACTAATACCCTGTTTTCTACAAGTGCAATGGTCACGGGTGACAGGTATAGCATTACCATTATGAGGATGGCGGGAATGGCTGCCGCATGTGGTTTCTGCCTCCGGACTTTTAGTTTCTCAAGGTCGATGCACATAGCCAGATTCTGTCCATGTTTCCTTCATTTTGCTAGATGGTTCATGTGTTTATTAGCGAGTTCATAGTACCAGCATTGTCCAAGGAAATTAGGAGACGTTAAATTTGGCATGGAGACCATATCATAGTTGAATTTGTGTGTGTTCACCATCAAACATACCAATTACCAAGGTTTATCAGCCATTCTCCAGTAGGAAACTGTACAAACCAAACTACTAGTTAGCACTCAAAGTCTTCTCAGGTGCTGTAatgcaaaacaaaacaaaacaaaagagtTCAGGCAAACCACATCTCAGCTGAACGTCCAAGAGAAACCACTACAACATCACCGATTCAGGCAAGGACATCAACGGTTCAGTGATAGATATACATAAAAAAAATGCACAAACCTGTCGCCTTGTGGTAGGCAGATGTTAGAAGAGCTTAACTCTTACCTTCTTACCTCACATTTAGAAGGAGAGGGTAAGAGGGGGAATGTTTAAATTTGCCAACATGAAATTACTTTCATCTTTCACTTTTATTATTTGTCTGTTTGTACATTTGCATAAACCATAGGTAAATATTCCCTAtgatgtaccccctccattcacTATTATGAGATGTCATTTTTTGACTTGGATGTATATAGAGTTATAGACGTGTTTTAGTGTATTTGTTCATTCATTTCAGTTTGTATGTAGTTCATATTAAAATATTCAACCCATCTTATGTTAGCGACGGAGGGAGTAACATTAACAACCTAAGCAGAGTAAATATTCTAACCACTGGTTGGGCATAAATCATTTCAAGGCCTTGATTGCGCAAACATGAGGAGCTTGGTCTTAACCAGCCATACTATTTGAACTAGATGGTAGGCCATATACAAAAACTGTACAACTGTACTTTTTAGTTTTGGGATCAGTAGTCCCTAGAACTTAAGGTGTCAGTAAATAGGCCATTCGAAAATACAGGATAAAAATGAAGGGAAAAAACTGATAAAAAGTAGTAGAAGCATGAATTCTTTCACAACATTTAATCTCTTCAGACAAAAATATTGCAGAAAGAAGGGACATTTTTATCTCACGGAAACTAGAGCAAGCAACAACAAACTAGATCAAAATTGCATCCTTGGATCGAACAATGTCTCATGGCCATCAACAAGTCCAAAATTGTATCCAAAATGAGGATCGTCCAGAAATGATATTCAGTGGACTCATAATCTAATTACTAACCTCATGAAGTGTTAGCAGTTAGCGACGAGCAAACAAGCATGTGGCAGACACACTATACCAGACAACCAACATCTTGTTAGCAAGAAAATGCCCGGGTTGAAGCCCCGAAAAGATTGCCAGCTTTACCCCGCAAAAAAATGAGATTGCCAGCTGCTTATGGTGCCAAGCAAAATCATTCTGGTGCAGACTTGCAGTAAGCATTTAAATTTGTTAATTGTCTTAAGAGAAGTTATACCAAGATCAGGATTTCAGTTGGCCCTGCATGCTATAATAGGGTTCAAGCCCCTAAAAGCTTGCCAACTTACGGTGCCAACTCACATACAAAGAGTGACTTTGTATCTCACAACGTTTACATCTGCATTCCCTCTCTTTAATAACCTCCAACCAAACAAGCTAGAGAGGGAAGTACCAAATCTTTGTAACTTATTAAGAAATTATTGGTCTGCGCACATCGATGAAACACAGGTGATAGTGCAGCTCTATAAATTACAAACGATGGAGCTGGTTTGAGAAGAGCAAATGTATGAGTTTCTATTTTGGCAAGCATGGACTGAATTGAACCCGATGAACATGGCCAGCCCAGTGACCATGCTCTAGCATGGCCTTTTGATCTCTCCATGCATGTTGAAGCTAGCTAACTAGGATTGAGAGACGGGAGCAAAAACACACTCTCATGGAATTGACAACTCAGACCCTAAATACAGGTGTGACATCTAAGTGCCGAATATTTATATCTTCATTGTCGCGGTTTTTCACTAATTAATGATTATGTGTCTTCAATTTAAAATAGTTGAGATTCAAAAAAACAATAAAAGAAATAAGGTGTGCAAATGCTTCTGTATAGATTAAGTATTCTTCATAAAAATAGTCATCAGAAGGACAACATGAAAGATGAGCTCAATTTACTGTAGGACCTCCAAATCTACTAGCACGAACAAGTGAGCCACCACAACGCTAATGATGAAGAAGATGGAGGAAGAGAAAACCACGTTTAGATGTAAGACGTCAATACAGGGAAATTTATTCAGATCATGGCTGAAATTTATTTCTAATTTTTCAAATTTACAAGGAGTGATGTTTATTTTGGGGTCATTGCCCACCGATGGTGAATCATAAAAATATACTGAGAATCATGTGTGTTCCCAAAACTTCTAATTCAACTAAAAAGCCTTTTAGTACTCCCTCTATTCTCAAATCTCAAACACAAGAGGTATAACTTTTTCTCTTTTTCCTCCAAAAGCAAGGCATATAGTCATGTGGGCCAATTAGAAGCCGAGTTTAGCGGGAGAGCACTTGCATGATTGGTGGACTTGAAAGTATCTTGGTATGTGGGAAACAACATGCATGCCTTTTTTTAGAATAGAGGGGGTAATAGAAACACAATAATGCTACATCTACGTACAGAGCTACAAAGACTAGCGTAAACTACCTAAACTAAAtcctcacccccccccccccccccattttATCCTCTCCTTGTCTCCAATCCTGATCCACCACATCTCTCATTACGTTATATTACGTTACTTTTTTACGTAAGTATAGCATTGTCCATAGAAACATGCCAAGGAAACACATCAGAGATATGTTCAAACTCTAGCCTCGCAAACGCACGGGGTGAACCTGCTAGTTGTACGAAAAAACAGGGTCCAGAAATGATATTCAGAGGACTAATAATCTGATTACTAGCTTCATCAAGTGTTAGCAGTTAGTGACGAGCAAACCAACAGGCGACAGACACACTATACCAGACAACCAACATCTTGTTAGCATGAAAAAGCCCGGGTTGAAGCCCCTAAAAGATTGCCAGCTTTTAGTGCCAAGCAAAACCATTCTGGTGCAGACTTGCAGTAAGCATTTAAATTTGTTAATTATCTTAAGAGAAGTTACATCAGAATCAGGATTTCAGTTGGCCCTGCATGTTATAATAGGGTTCAAGCCCCTAAAAGCTTGCCAACTCACATACAGAGAGTGACATTGTATCTCACAGCGTTTACATTTGCATTCCCTCTCTATAACAAACTCGAACCAAACAAGCTACAGAGGGAAGTACCAAATCTTTGTAACTTATTAAGAAATTATTGGTCTGCGTGCATTGATGAAACGTACAGGCGATGGTGCAGCACTATAAATTACAAACGATGGGGTTGTTTTGAGAAGCTCGTAGAGAGCAAATGTATGGGTTTCTTTTTTGGGTGATGCACCATCCATGGCAAGCATGGACTGAATTGAACCCGATGAACATAGCCAGCTCAGTGGCCATGCTCTAGCATAGCCTTTTGATCTCTCCATGCATGTTGAAGCTAGCTAACTAGGATTGAGAGGCAACCGGGAGCAAACACACACTTTCATGGAAGGGATAACCTCATTCGCTAGATAGCTAATCAGCCTGATGATATAAGCAAGTTATGTCGGCTAGTCCATTCCATCATTTGCCTGTAGACATCCACATCCATTCTTTACAAGTAGCACTGCTTCTCACGTTGACCAAGGTCAACGCCACGTGTCTCTGGCAACTTCGTCTAGGTGATCCTCAACCAGCTCATTGCGATGCCTGTTTTCCGTGGTGAGTTGACTACT
Proteins encoded in this region:
- the LOC125531609 gene encoding ankyrin-3-like, yielding MASTTREEPHASQIVASASQLVNMEAKMVVATCPDHCQQLKDMLTKEDPSTMVVVMASGNKTSTPKPPSPVMDPRLLAAACSGSFHDLESLLNGEDRRGTSYGAIRSSARHPASGDEESFLSESLLDTRTIGGDTVLHAIATHSNGEDFFNKDGLVNRKAKNLLFVQNTRGDTPLHCAARVGNVQMVSRLIDLAREEGGNANRVKDLLETENKKKWTALHEAVRIGNNDIVKLFMQEDSQLASFPKGGESPLYLAILLEEKIIAESLYEMSGDDLSYSGPNGQNALHAAVLRDKGLTEMLLGWNNALTIQQDDNGSTPLHLCISVVAGSRPISAHKTRMTRRSTSLLLLKANPDALYLADNDGSFPIHVAAAALVDATDVIKGFLKESPSCIGLCDARGRTFIHVLFDKKPTWPIDYTCGKQLPTWILNMQDNDGNTALHLAVQSGNLRMLCSLLNNGDVHLNLTNDEGETPLDIARRNLPKRFVYNQRTEEIIDVALSFAGAKCGINRRGYLKENDIVQARQDEIDTMENVKEGTQSLCIGSVIIATMTFGAAFAMPGGYRADDHTNGGTPTLAGRYTFDAFILANALAFTFSTMATICLMISGSPLYSLNVRANNLSMAFHCLSVSITSLVAAFALGTYMLLAPVAHKTAIAVCAMSFLIYLYQNVQLAEICSLLIAPCCRRVRIVWTFPVAAFTFVVCILFNIIGPK